The nucleotide sequence CCGCACTCGCGATTGCCGCGGCCGTCATCTCTGGCTTGGTGGTCATGGCAACATCACGCCGTGAAGATCGGTGCCGGTTCGGTCTCGTCCGGCAGCGCGAATTCGTCGACGAGGCGGCCAAGCCGCAGCGAGACCTCGAGATTGGCGCGCACCGCGGGCCTCCAGGCTTCTTCCACCGACAGCGCCAGTGCTTTCGATACGGCGTCGATATAGTCGTCCAGCGTCTCGGCCATCACGCTCCCAAACAATCTTAGTGAACCGGCAACGGCGGATGCGGGATCGCCGTCAGCAGCTC is from Bradyrhizobium xenonodulans and encodes:
- a CDS encoding DUF4089 domain-containing protein, with the protein product MAETLDDYIDAVSKALALSVEEAWRPAVRANLEVSLRLGRLVDEFALPDETEPAPIFTA